TAAGCACGGCATCGGCGTCATCCTCGACTGGGTGCCGGGCCATTTCTGCCGCGACGCCCACGGTCTGCGCTATTTCGACGGCGAGCCCTGCTATGAATCGGGGAACCCCATGCTGGCAGAAAACAAAGAATGGGATACGATGAATTTCGACTACGGACGGACGGAAGTACAGTCCTTCCTCATTTCCAGCGCCATGTTCTGGCTCAGCCAGTTCCACATCGACGGCCTGCGCATCGACGCCGTGGCCAACATGCTGTATCTCGACTACGGCCATCCCGATGGAAATTGGCAGCCCAATAAGTACGGCGGCCGGGAAAACCTCGAAGCCATTGATTTCCTGCGCAATTTGAATAAAGCTGTGTTCAGCGAATTTCCCCATGCCCTCATGATTGCCGAAGAATCGTCGGCCTGGCCGCTAGTGACCAAGCCTGTCGACGTCGGCGGCCTGGGATTCAACTATAAGTGGAATATGGGCTGGATGAACGACATGCTCCGCTACATGTCCATGGACCCGCTGTTCCGCAAGGATAATCACAATCTCGTTACGTTTTCCCTGTGCTACGCCTTTTCGGAAAACTTCATCCTGCCTTTGTCGCACGACGAAGTCGTCCACGGCAAGCACTCGCTCTTGGACAAGATGCCCGGCGACTACTGGCAGAAATTTGCCGGCCTGCGGGCTTTCTACGGCTACTGGATGTCTCATCCCGGCAAGAAGCTCCTGTTCATGGGCAGCGACTTCGGCCAGTTCATCGAATGGAAATACGACGACAGCCTCGACTGGCATCTGCTCGAATATCCCATGCACAAGGCCATGCACGACTACGTCAAGGAGCTGAATACGTATTATGTAGAGCATCCTGAATTCTGGGAAGAAGACTGCGACTGGTCGGGCTTCTCGTGGATCAGCTGCGACGACCGCGACAACAGCGTCATCGCCTTCTTCCGCAGCGGCCAGGAAACGGATGACATGACCGTCGTCGTATGCAACTTCACGCCTGTCGTCCGCCATTCGTACCGCTTCGGCGTGCCGCGCAAGGGGACGTATG
This region of Megasphaera stantonii genomic DNA includes:
- the glgB gene encoding 1,4-alpha-glucan branching protein GlgB; amino-acid sequence: MKLSAIDEYGTFLYHQGTNYASYRLFGAHFTVLRRRSCVRFSVWAPHAQKVSVVGDFNQWDIEANPMERCGAGNGIWVTYIEGLQEGDIYKYAVTTASGEVLMKSDPYAFWSEVRPNTASKITKLRYTWKDKKWQNSREQYDSYRKPMLTYEVHLGSWCRDEEGNMLTYREIADKLVEYVTSMNYTHIEIMPLCEYPFDGSWGYQATGYFSATSRYGAPEDFMYLVDTCHKHGIGVILDWVPGHFCRDAHGLRYFDGEPCYESGNPMLAENKEWDTMNFDYGRTEVQSFLISSAMFWLSQFHIDGLRIDAVANMLYLDYGHPDGNWQPNKYGGRENLEAIDFLRNLNKAVFSEFPHALMIAEESSAWPLVTKPVDVGGLGFNYKWNMGWMNDMLRYMSMDPLFRKDNHNLVTFSLCYAFSENFILPLSHDEVVHGKHSLLDKMPGDYWQKFAGLRAFYGYWMSHPGKKLLFMGSDFGQFIEWKYDDSLDWHLLEYPMHKAMHDYVKELNTYYVEHPEFWEEDCDWSGFSWISCDDRDNSVIAFFRSGQETDDMTVVVCNFTPVVRHSYRFGVPRKGTYVEVFNSDSEAFGGSNVLNEGEFEAQDIPMHGMEQSLELTLPPLATIYLQLKTSADKKKSLKAGSSTAKTRKTTGSAKKAKSSEKKPASKTTRKRAVKKTTKSDAAK